A window of Bacillota bacterium contains these coding sequences:
- a CDS encoding DUF4367 domain-containing protein, with protein MNIRGAPAKLLYRQKDGWSKVIWSKGGIRYEISARVPQEEIVKVAASLEPL; from the coding sequence ATCAACATCCGGGGTGCACCAGCAAAACTCCTTTACCGCCAGAAAGATGGCTGGAGCAAAGTAATCTGGAGCAAGGGAGGCATCCGGTACGAGATTTCTGCCCGGGTTCCTCAAGAGGAAATAGTAAAAGTCGCCGCTTCTCTGGAACCGCTCTAA